A genomic segment from Acidimicrobiales bacterium encodes:
- a CDS encoding ATP-binding protein, producing the protein MRGKRIELTPSAGRLTNSLRDIGYEFVTAIADLVDNSVSAGASTVDVLIDFRGSGSRVLIADDGEGMTATGLDEAMRFGSRRSYSLNELGRYGLGLKTASISQCRRLTVISRRAATRRRLTTRVLDIDHVEESDSWEVLDTATPAIREFAAETLADAPGTVVAWERLDRVLPERNPEGGWARRRLETLAERTAEYLGMVFHQYLADSASSDHLVLTVNGEKVDPWDPFAPTEPGTISLPATVLEIEFDGVAGFVTFNPFVLPPRNRFSSQEAFEHYSGPQKWNRQQGLYVYRAGRLIQGGGWSGIRAIDEHTKLARASLEFDTNLDDLLQTNVAKMRVNIPATIRSQLERPVKELCQAAEEVYRQASVLKARTAPSDRPANHQLGTAGASLLAAAMVSGDYAALERIMTELRSTDEDLATALGW; encoded by the coding sequence ATGAGGGGCAAACGAATCGAACTGACGCCATCCGCCGGTCGGCTCACAAACTCCCTGCGCGATATCGGCTACGAGTTCGTGACGGCGATCGCGGACTTGGTGGACAACAGCGTCTCAGCCGGTGCCTCAACAGTCGACGTACTGATCGACTTTCGGGGCTCCGGCTCACGAGTACTCATCGCCGACGACGGCGAAGGAATGACCGCCACAGGGCTCGACGAAGCCATGCGTTTTGGATCCCGAAGGAGCTACAGCCTCAACGAGCTCGGCCGCTACGGACTGGGACTCAAGACGGCGTCGATCTCCCAGTGTCGGCGACTCACTGTGATCTCACGCCGTGCGGCGACGCGCCGCCGCCTCACCACGAGAGTCCTCGATATCGATCATGTCGAGGAGAGCGACAGTTGGGAGGTCCTCGACACCGCGACGCCGGCCATCCGGGAATTTGCCGCCGAGACGCTGGCTGACGCTCCCGGCACCGTGGTGGCCTGGGAGCGACTCGATCGCGTGCTGCCTGAGCGGAACCCGGAGGGTGGCTGGGCCCGTCGCAGGCTCGAGACGCTGGCCGAGCGAACCGCTGAGTACCTCGGGATGGTGTTCCACCAGTACCTCGCCGACTCCGCCAGCTCGGACCACCTCGTCCTGACGGTCAACGGCGAGAAGGTCGATCCGTGGGACCCGTTCGCTCCCACCGAGCCGGGCACGATCTCCCTGCCGGCCACGGTGCTCGAGATCGAGTTCGACGGTGTTGCCGGATTCGTTACGTTCAATCCGTTCGTACTCCCACCGCGCAATCGTTTCTCCTCACAGGAGGCGTTCGAGCACTACAGCGGTCCCCAGAAGTGGAACCGGCAACAGGGGCTCTACGTCTACCGGGCCGGTCGCCTGATCCAGGGCGGAGGATGGAGCGGCATCCGGGCGATCGATGAGCACACCAAGTTGGCGCGCGCATCGTTGGAGTTCGACACCAACCTCGACGACCTGCTGCAGACGAACGTGGCGAAGATGCGGGTCAACATTCCTGCCACGATCAGGTCGCAGCTGGAGCGCCCGGTCAAGGAACTCTGCCAAGCGGCAGAGGAGGTCTACCGTCAGGCATCCGTGCTGAAGGCGCGCACCGCTCCTTCGGACCGACCCGCGAACCACCAGCTGGGCACCGCCGGGGCGTCTCTGCTGGCCGCCGCGATGGTAAGTGGGGACTACGCCGCTCTCGAGCGGATCATGACCGAGCTGCGATCAACCGACGAGGATCTCGCTACGGCTCTGGGCTGGTAA
- the vsr gene encoding DNA mismatch endonuclease Vsr: MGPRPKSVAVSRQMSRMPVRNSGPELLLRRELHRRGLRFRVNLVGLPGTPDVALTRARIAVFVDGCFWHACDEHGSVPKNNRAWWEEKFQRTRERDARKDAALRELGWEVIHMWEHENHVDVADHIEGRWRERSAQL; this comes from the coding sequence ATGGGTCCCCGACCGAAATCAGTCGCAGTCAGCCGCCAGATGAGCCGAATGCCGGTTCGCAACTCCGGACCGGAGCTCCTGCTCAGGAGAGAACTGCACCGTCGAGGACTTCGGTTTCGGGTGAACCTGGTTGGCCTGCCGGGGACCCCGGACGTCGCCCTTACCCGAGCCAGGATCGCGGTCTTCGTGGACGGCTGTTTCTGGCACGCCTGCGACGAGCACGGCTCAGTTCCAAAGAACAACCGGGCGTGGTGGGAGGAGAAGTTCCAACGAACGCGCGAACGGGACGCTCGAAAGGATGCAGCCCTGCGGGAACTGGGCTGGGAGGTCATTCACATGTGGGAACACGAGAACCACGTGGACGTTGCCGACCACATTGAGGGTCGCTGGAGGGAGCGCAGCGCACAGCTGTGA